A stretch of the Solanum dulcamara chromosome 6, daSolDulc1.2, whole genome shotgun sequence genome encodes the following:
- the LOC129893443 gene encoding protein trichome birefringence-like 41: MFVFCFSLKEFKMMKAVGLRSGWTFLTLFICILISLLVLLLRRTPHKRSCNLFRGNWIKDETNNYPLYNSTHCPFIEREFNCQRNGRLDKDYLKYRWKPHACSLTRFDGGAFLKKFKGKSIMFVGDSLSRNQWLSLVCILYTSQPKANYNTTRVGDVSIFTFLDFGVQVMLDRSVYLVDVVMEKRGRILKLDSIEGGKLWKEIDMLIFNTWHWWSRRGITQPWDYIKVGGKYYKDMDRMVAFEKALLTWAKWIDTNIDPSKQLVFFQGVSPSHYNGTDWGQRGVKSCSGQRQPLSGSTYPAGLPPALSVQKNVLRIIKKPVTLLDVSNLSLLRKDGHPSIYGMNGRTGMDCSHWCLAGVPDTWNEILYNLVI, translated from the exons ATGTTTGTCTTCTGTTTCTCTCTAAAAGAGTTTAAGATGATGAAAGCCGTAGGCTTGCGGAGCGGATGGACATTTTTGACACTATTTATCTGTATTCTAATAAGTCTTTTAGTGCTTCTTCTGCGCCGCACTCCGCACAAAAGAAGCTGCAATTTATTCAGAGGAAATTGGAttaaagatgaaactaataattatcCTCTCTACAATTCAACTCATTGTCCTTTCATTGAGCGTGAATTCAATTGCCAGAGGAATGGTCGTCTAGATAAAGATTACCTTAAATATAGATGGAAACCCCATGCCTGTTCCTTAACAAG ATTTGATGGAGGAgcatttttgaagaaattcaaaGGAAAAAGCATAATGTTTGTGGGAGATTCTCTTAGCAGGAATCAGTGGCTGTCACTTGTATGCATTCTTTACACATCACAGCCCAAAGCCAATTATAATACAACAAGAGTTGGTGATGTCTCCATTTTCACCTTTTTG GATTTTGGGGTGCAAGTGATGTTAGACCGGAGTGTATATTTAGTGGATGTTGTGATGGAAAAAAGGGGCAGAATATTAAAACTAGACTCAATTGAAGGTGGCAAATTGTGGAAAGAAATTGACATGCTCATCTTCAACACTTGGCATTGGTGGAGTCGTAGAGGAATCACTCAACC ATGGGATTATATTAAAGTAGGAGGCAAATATTACAAAGATATGGATCGTATGGTTGCTTTTGAGAAAGCCTTGCTTACATGGGCCAAGTGGATTGACACCAACATTGACCCTTCAAAACAATTGGTCTTCTTTCAAGGAGTTTCACCATCACATTACAA TGGCACCGACTGGGGTCAACGAGGCGTAAAATCGTGCTCGGGGCAGAGGCAGCCGCTAAGCGGATCGACGTATCCAGCAGGTCTACCGCCAGCATTGTCAGTGCAAAAaaatgtattaagaataattaaaaaGCCAGTGACATTGCTTGATGTGAGCAATCTTTCTTTATTACGTAAAGATGGACATCCttcaatttatggaatgaaTGGAAGAACAGGAATGGATTGTAGTCATTGGTGTCTAGCAGGAGTTCCTGATACTTGGAATGAAATATTATATAACCTTGTTATTTGA
- the LOC129893422 gene encoding protein trichome birefringence-like 41 — METRHYFNFICLIYVILCVNYESTSAVVLFKHSSHSRLSKSSSSCDLFQGNWIYDDSYPFYNSSICSFIEGQFNCQGNGRPDKLYLKYKWKPNACELPKFEGLDFLKRVKGKKIMFIGDSLSLNQWQSLTCMLHAALPHLNYTLQRKGDVSNFVFQDYNVSLILSRNAFLVDLVKEKIGRVLKLDSIQNGVAWKGFDMLIFNTWHWWLHKGSQQSWDFIQKGDQIYKDMDRLVAFKEGLKTWSNWVESNIDPNKTRVFFQGISPTHYNGQEWSASKASSNCNGQTQPISGSVYPGGPMAAATVVKDILNNMSKPVTLLDITLLSQLRKDGHPSIYGINNNFTETKKGNDCSHWCLAGVPDTWNQLFYALLLNQYKSSNTI, encoded by the exons ATGGAAACTAGAcattatttcaattttatttgtttaatttatgttattttgtgCGTAAATTATGAGTCAACTAGTGCTGTGGTACTATTTAAACATTCCAGTCACTCAAGATTATCAAAATCAAGTAGCTCATGTGATTTATTTCAGGGCAATTGGATTTATGATGATTCATATCCATTCTACAATTCATCCATATGTTCTTTTATTGAAGGACAATTCAATTGCCAAGGAAATGGAAGACCTGATAAACTTTATCTTAAGTACAAATGGAAGCCTAATGCATGTGAATTGCCCAA ATTTGAAGGATTGGATTTTTTGAAGAGGGTGAAGGGGAAGAAGATAATGTTCATAGGGGACTCATTGAGCCTTAACCAATGGCAATCACTTACATGCATGTTGCATGCAGCCTTACCCCATCTCAATTACACACTCCAGAGAAAAGGAGACGTCTCCAATTTTGTTTTTCAG GACTATAATGTTTCATTGATTTTATCACGAAATGCGTTTCTGGTAGATTTGGTTAAAGAGAAAATAGGGAGAGTTCTAAAGCTTGATTCAATCCAAAACGGCGTCGCTTGGAAAGGTTTCGATATGCTCATTTTCAATACATGGCATTGGTGGCTCCACAAGGGAAGCCAACAATC ATGGGATTTTATACAAAAAGGAGATCAAATATATAAAGACATGGATCGATTGGTGGCCTTTAAAGAAGGACTTAAAACTTGGTCCAATTGGGTAGAATCAAATATTGATCCTAACAAAACAAGAGTATTCTTTCAAGGCATTTCTCCTacacattacaa TGGGCAAGAATGGAGTGCTAGCAAGGCAAGTAGCAATTGCAATGGACAAACCCAACCAATTAGTGGCTCAGTGTATCCTGGGGGACCAATGGCAGCAGCAACAGTTGTGAAGGATATTTTAAACAATATGTCAAAACCAGTGACATTACTTGACATTACATTACTTTCCCAACTAAGAAAAGATGGACACCCCTCAATTTATggtattaataataatttcacAGAGACAAAAAAGGGCAATGATTGTAGTCATTGGTGTCTTGCTGGTGTGCCTGATACTTGGAATCAACTCTTTTATGCTCTTCTTCTTAACCAATACAAATCATCAAATActatatga